DNA from Candidatus Hydrogenedentota bacterium:
TAGGGTTCAATGATTATCGAAGGATTGCCAAAAGGTTGCCGGCCGGCAACCTTCCCAACCTGCAATGTTCCTGAAACCTTTGCGCAACATTCACCATTGAGAATAAATGCCTATCAATGAAGAACAAACGCAGGAAGGAGTTCCTCCATGAAGACCCATGCGCCAACGCTGTATCTGCTGGCCGCCTTGGCTGCGATTGCGCTTTTCCCTTGGGCGGCACTGGCTATTGAACCAACCGTAATTGAACCCGCCGACCCTGTCACGCCACACGAGATCGCCGTCGAACAAGGCGTGCAGTACATGGATACGGGCGAGAATGAGTGGAAATCCGAAACCGAAATCTCCATCGGACTGAACAGGCACCTGAAACTGGGTGTTTCCGTTCCGTTTGTCTTCGAGGAAGAGGACAACGGCGAATTGAGCGATGTTGGCCTGTTCATGGAGGGCGTGTTTAACCCCGACTCAGAGTCCACGATGGTCGGCGGCGAGTTGCGGCTGAACTTCCCAACGGGCGAAGACAGCGAAGGGTTGGGAGGCGAGGCCCAGCTTCGGATTACGCAGCCCCTGGGCACGGGAGAAAAGCACGCCCTCCATCTGAATCTTACGGGCTTCTACGACAACGTTGAAGAAGAAGACCACCATGGTTGTTTCTCCTCGCACGAATCTACCGACAAAGAATTCAGGTTCGGCGCAGCCCTCGGCTATTCTTTCAACGTTACCGAAGCCACCAGCCTGACAACCGCGTTGTCTCATGAAGAAGACTACGAAGACTCAGATGACGCCAACCTCCTTGAGCTGGGTCTTTCCCACGATTTCGGACCAAACTTCACCGCGGGACTCGGTGTCGGGACCGGGCTGGACGACGACTCGCCTGACTTCCAGGCCAAGGCTGTGTTCCAGTTGCGATTCAAAGCCGGCAAGTAGGCGTTGTGTC
Protein-coding regions in this window:
- a CDS encoding transporter; amino-acid sequence: MKTHAPTLYLLAALAAIALFPWAALAIEPTVIEPADPVTPHEIAVEQGVQYMDTGENEWKSETEISIGLNRHLKLGVSVPFVFEEEDNGELSDVGLFMEGVFNPDSESTMVGGELRLNFPTGEDSEGLGGEAQLRITQPLGTGEKHALHLNLTGFYDNVEEEDHHGCFSSHESTDKEFRFGAALGYSFNVTEATSLTTALSHEEDYEDSDDANLLELGLSHDFGPNFTAGLGVGTGLDDDSPDFQAKAVFQLRFKAGK